The DNA region CCACGATCGACAACGACCGGCCGGCGTGCAGTTCGTCTTCGCGGGGTTGCACCCCGTCGGTGTCGAGTCTGGCTTCGGCATACTTCACCGCCACGGCGAGGCTCCCGAGACTCAGCTGCGCGGCAGCCGCAGCAAGGGCTTCCTCGGTCGCGGCGAGCAGTTCCGGGTCGGCTCGGCAGGCGACCCGATCGAGCATGCGGGTGATCATCGCCGCCGCAGCCACACTGATCCGACCGGCCGTCAACGAAGCCTGCACGAACGGGTGCGGGGACGGCATCCGTTCCCCGGTGAACGACTCCCGCCCGGCCGTGGCCTCACCCACGGTGATGAGGGCCTCCGCTTCCCCCAGGGAGGCGCCTGCACTGGCCGCCAACAGATCCGCCGGCGACGCGAAGCCCTGCCCCTTCGCCAACCCCTCAGCACCCAGCTCGGGCCGCGACCGGCGCGCCACCTCCCCCGCCACCAGGGCCTGCAACGCACCGATGGCCCGCGCGAGCGCCGAGAGGGCGTCGACGACGCGAACCAGCCCGGCATCGCTCATCGACCGCACCGCCGCAGCGGCATCCGCCCCCGGAAGCAGCACCGCGGGCAGGGCATCCTTCCATGCTGTGCGCAGCGCCGTGAGGCTGTCGCGCAGGAGCCGGAAGTGGTTCTTCATGCCTCAATTCTCGCGCGACCCACTGACATTTCCTCGACTTTCTCTTCGAATGTGGATAACTCAGGCAGCGCGAGAATGGGAACACAGAAACGAGAACGCACACCTCATAGATTCCACCCCGGATACCCTCGATCCATGCCCCTCTTCCTCGGCGTCGACCTCGCCTGGGGCGAGGGAACCGCGACCCGCGCCGCGAACGAGACCGGCCTCGCCGCCATCGCCGCTGACGGCACGGTCATCGACGCAGGGTGGGCCCGCGGCATCAACGAGGTCGAGCGCTGGCTGCTGGCGACGGCATCCGTCGGCGACGTGATCGCGATCGACGCGCCTCTCGTGGTTGCGAACCGCACAGGCATGCGCGAGTGCGAGCGCGAGGTCGGGCGCCGCTACGGTCGCTGGAAGGTCTCGGCGAACGCCAGCAACCTCGGCCTCGGCTGGCTCGCCGGAGTCACCCTGCGCAGACGTCTGGAGGCCGCTGGATTCACCTGCATCAGCGGAACGGATGCCGCCCGCGACGACATCGTGCAGTTCTTCGAGTGCTACCCGTACACGACACTCGTCGGCGCCGTCGAGCTCGGCTACGACGGGGAACGCCCCCGCTACAAGCGCCCCAACCTCGCCATCCCGGCGTCGGAGCGACGCGAGTTCAGGGCACACCAGTGCGACGACCTGATCGCGCGCCTCGCAGCGCTCACCGTCGCCGAGACGCCGCTCGACCTTGGCTCGCATCCCGTGACGCATGACCTTCTGAACACCCCGTCACCGCTGACGGATGCCGCCTACAAGCACCGCGAAGACCTCATCGATGCGGTCATCTGCGCTTGGACGGCCTCGCTCTGGGCGCGCCATCACCTCGATCGCTGCCAGGTGCTCGGAGCCGACTCGCAGCCCGACGACGAGGGCCGGCTCGCGACCATCGTCGCCCCGGCGCGGCCGGAGCAGCGGCGACCGCGGGAGCACTGACGGCGGCGCTGCCTCAGGAGTCGCGCTTCGCCTGCCGCTTCGCGCCCTGAGCCGCGCTCGACGCGTCGCGCTTCACGCCACCGCTCGTCTTCTGGTGTTCACGGGCGCGGCCCTCCGACCCGACCCCGCCGGTGTGCGAGGTCTGCGACTGCGGTCCGGCCCACCGGCCCTCGCGTGCGCGGGCCAGCCGCTCGTCCCTGAGGGTCTCCGCCTCCTCGTGGGCGACCCGCGCCAGCTCAGCGCTGATCCGCGCCAGCGCCTCCTCGAACACGGATGCCCGCAGCCGCGCCTTGTCGGATTTCGGTGCCGCAGCCCCTCGGCCGCCGGCCGCCTCGACCCTGGTCGCGGCGTCCCGCCGGTATCGCTTCACATGCTTGTTGCGCGCCTGCCGCACGCGCTTGTGCAGGGCGAGCAGCCCGTCTTCGTCGAGTTCCGCGAGCCGCTCGGGCTCCAGTTCACGGATGAGGTCGAGCTCGTCGTCTTTGAGAACCCACAGGCTGTCTTCCATAGCCCTCATAGTGGCACTCGGCTCGAGCGGGCGATAGGGCGAGGCGGCCATAGGGCGAGGCGACGATCGAGCGAGGCGGCGATCAGCCCCTCTTCACCACCCAGACCTCGGGCTCGGCCGGTGCCTCGGAGGCGGCCTCCTTCGCCGCTCGCCTGCGGTCGCGTGCCTGCTTGGCCACGCCGACGCCCTTTTTCACAGCAGCGTTGGCTTTGGTGCTGACCTTCTTGGCCGTCTCGAACTCGGTCGAGAGGATGCCGAGGCCCCCGAGCACCACGAGGGCTCCCGGGCCCGGCAGCGGGATCATCACTACGCCGAGTGCCACGGTGCCTCCACCGACGACGCCCACGCCGGCCCGATAGGCCTTGTCGACAGTCGGATTGCGGCGGATCGTCTCTCGGGTTCCGTGCGCGGCACTGCGTGTGGCCCGACCGAGGGCGGCCCCCACGCGACGGGTCGTGCTCGGCGCCGTCGGCTCGGACCGCTGCTGCTGACGCTGCTGATCCTGCTGGAAGGTGTCACTCATGCGCACAGCCTAGGAGCCGATGCTGGAAAGCGCCCCAGCGCGCCAACACCCCAGCGCCCCAGCGCCGGCCACCCCGACTACGGCATCCGCTCCAGCACGACATCGGCCACCACCGGGAAGTGGTCAGACGGATACATGCCGTCAACGGCACGGTCGACGAGAAACGCCCTCTCCACCTCGAGCGCCGGCCGCGTGAGGATGTGGTCGACGCGACGGTCGATCTGCTTCGTCGCCTCCAGCGGGGCGAACGGCACGGCGGAACTCAGCGTGACCGCATCCGTCATCCCGCCACCGCGTTCCCAGGTGTCCGATGCCACCTCAGCCAGAGGCGCGAACTCGACCTGGCTCGCATCGGCGTTGAGGTCGGCCAGCAGCATCACGGGCCGACCTGCCCGGGCCAGCTCTTCGATCAGGCGCGCCAGCCGCTTGGTCTGGGCACGATGGTCGTCGGCGTACTCCGGCTCCCACTCCGTCGCGGCCACCACGAGGCTCAGAGGTCCTGACGGATGCTCGACCGACGCCACGAGCGCCACAGGCGGAACCTGGCGATGGGTCACCGGCAGTTCGATAGCCTCGGTGGCGGTGATCGGCCACCGACACACCAGCCCGATGCCCATGCGCATCCCCAGGCGATCGGCGTCTTCGGGCGGGACCGGCGGCAGCGAGGTGGCCACGAACGCGGCATGCCCGCCGGTCACCTCGGCGACGGCATCCGCCTGCGTCGTCTCCGCCGATGCCCAGCACTCCTGCAGACCGACGATGTCGGGGGCGAGGTCGGCCACGATGCTCCGGATGCCGCGCTGGCGCGCCTCGGGCTGCGGATCGAACCACCACAGCACGTTCCACGTGACGACCCTGATGACCGCGCGCTCCGGTCGCGGGTCCCGAACGCCTCCGCCCATCGTGCGCGACCTCCACTCCTGCCTGGCTCGGCGACGCCCTCGCCCGCTCGTCACCTCATCCACTGGAGCACCCGCACCATCGCCCTGCACCATCGCGCGCTCGCATGCGTCGCCTACGCGACGCCCACCACTCGGGCGGCGTCGACGGCCTCCCTGATGCCGTGCCGCCACGGTTCGCCGTGGCCGGGCAGCACGAGGGCGGCATCCGTCTCCTCGAAGACCGCGAGCGATCGCATCGCCTGGTCGCTGTCGGCGGTGGCCGCGCGCGCCACGATGCGGGGTCCGCGCTCGGCCGTGTACGGGTCGAAGGTCACCAGGGCATCGCCGCTGATCAGAACACCCCGGTCGGCGAGATGGAACCCGCAGTGTCCGGCCGTGTGGCCAGGAGTCGCAAGCGGGATCGGCTGCCCGGGCAGGTCGACGGCGACTCCGGGCTGGAGAAGGTTGCTCACGTCGACCCCGTGCACGGCGAGCGCCCCGGCCGCCGCCATCGCCGCCAGTACCGGCACCGACCGCGGATGCTCCACCGGGTAGCGCGTGCGGGCGCGCTCGTGCTCGTAGCTGTACGGATGCCGAGTGATGTACCTGTCGTCCTCGTGCACCCACACCGGGATGCGGTGCTCCTCCACCAGACGCTTCGCCGTCCCGACGTGATCGAAGTGACCGTGCGTCAGCACGAGCCCGCGAATGTCGCCGAAGTCGCGGCCCAGCCAGCGCAGCGTCGCCGCGAGTGCCTGGTACCCGCGCGGCAGTCCGCTGTCGATCAGGGTCAAACCGTCGGTGTCGCTCGTTCCGGCGACGAGATAGCTGTTCACGTGACCGTGCTCCACCAGGAAGACGCCGTCACTCACTTCGGCTGCACGCATGCGCTGGGGACTCATGCGGGGAACGATATTCAGGCCCAACGGATGCCGGAACAGGCTTGACAGCCGGCAGCAGAGTAGCCACCGCGCATCCGCGCGGCAAGGGCCTTCTCCGATCCGAACGGCCGGAGTTGGCTGGCAGGCACGAGCCTGGAGGAGGAGACCATGTCCAACGCATTCTTCGGATCGACCGGTGAGGTGGAACCTCGCGCCGCGGATGAGCCGCGCGGCTCGCTGGAGCTGGTGCACTCCTTCGACGACGGGCCGATGCCGACCGGTGTCAGCGTCTCGCACTCTGGCCGCATCTTCGTGAACTTCCCGAAGTGGGGCGACGACGTGCGCGCGACCGTGGTCGAGCTGCGGGATGGCGAGCAGCATCCGTTCCCCGATGAGGCGTGGAACAGCCCCTCGAGCGACGACGACGAGAACGCCCTCGTCTCGGTGCAGAGCATCGTCGTCGATCCGGCCGACCGACTGTGGATCCTCGACACCGGAAGCCCCATGTTCCAGCCGACGAAGCGGGGCGGACCGAAGCTGGTCTGCGTCGACCTGACAACGGATGCCGTCGTGCAGACGATCGTGTTCGAGCCCGACGTCGCGTTGCCCACCACCTATCTCAACGACGTCAGGTTCGACCTGAGGCAGGGCGACGGCGGAGTCGCCTACATCACCGATTCCTCCGACCAGGGCCCGAACGGCATCATCGTCGTCGACCTCGCCACGGGTGAGGCATGGCGACGCCTGCACGATCACCCGAGCACCAAGGCCCTGCCGCCGCAGGAGATGGTGCCGATGGCCGAGGGCCGGGTCTTCGCCGAACGCTCGGCCGGGGAGCCGCCGAAGCCCGTGACGATGGGGTCGGACGGCATCGCCATCTCGAGCGACGGCGAGCGCCTCTGGTACTGCCCGCTCATCTCCCGCCGCTGGTACAGCGTGTCGACCGAGGCGCTGCGCGATCGCGCCGTGAGCGAGCTGGCCGTTGCGGCATCCGTCGTCGACGAGGGTGACAAGGGCGGGGGAGCCGACGGCCTCGAATCCGACGACGCCGGACGCCTCTATGCGACGAACTACGAGCACAACGCCATCCTGCGCCGGCTTCCGAGCGGCGAACTGCAGACGCTGGTGCAAGACGAACGGATGCTCTGGCCCGACACCATGTCGGTGGCCACCGACGGGCACCTGTACTTCACGGCCAACCAGCTGCATCGGCAGGAGAAGTACCAGGACGGCGAAGACCTGCGGCAGTACCCGTATTCGCTGTTCAGGGTGCGCATCGACGCCGGCCCCGTGCTGCTGCGCTGAGAGCCTGACCGTCTTAGCGGGGTGACAGCCTCTGGAGAACGGTCCCTCGGGCTGTGAGCGCTCCGAGTTGTCATTGACTTGCTAGTCCGTATTCATGCATCGATCCCTCTTTTCAGCGGCCGATCCGTGTGCTAGAACTGGGAGCGCACACAGTTCATGTGCGCAATCCCCGCAGCGCCGCGGATGACCGCGCCTTCACGATGAGGCGTCCCGCCCGAGCTGTCCGACTCGAGAGGAACGTCGATCGTGAGAAAACGAAGCACCTGGAGCCGCGTGGGGCTGGGGGCCCTGGCCGGCGCAGTCGCGGCCGCCATCTCGATTCCCGCCGGGGCGATCGGCGTCGTCGGCGCCGCGAGCGCGGCATCCGCAGCCGAAGTGGACGGCCCGGTCGAAGCCGGCATCTTCGTGAACAAGGTGGAGAACCTCTCCCCCGACTTCGTGAACGGCGTCGACGTGTCGAGTGTGCTCAGCGAGGAGGCGTCCGGCGTCGTCTACCGCGACGCCGACGGGAACCCGCAGGACATCTTCGAGACCCTTCACGAGAGCGGCGTCAACACCGTGCGAGTGCGGGTCTGGAACGATCCGTACGACGCCGACGGCAACGGCTACGGCGGCGGCACCGTCGACGTCCCCCGCGCCGTCGAGATCGGCGAGCGCGCCACGGCCGCCGGCATGAAAGTGCTCGTCGACTTCCACTACTCCGATTTCTGGGCCGACCCCGGGCGCCAGCTGGCCCCGAAGGCCTGGCAGGGCCTGTCACCGGCCGAGACGGTTACAGCACTGCACGACTTCACGACTGAGGCGCTCACGGCGTTCGCGGAAGCCGGCGTCGACGTCAGCATGGTGCAGATCGGCAACGAGACGAACAACGCCATCGCCGGCTACACCCGCGCCGGCACGGCCATCGACCAGCAGTTCGCCGCACTCCTGCAGGCGGGAGCGACAGCGACCCGGGAGACCCTCCCCGACGCCCTCGTCGCCGTGCACTTCACCAATCCCGAGACACCCGGACGCTACGCCACCTACGCCGCCGGCCTGGCGCAATTCGGCGTCGACTACGACGTCTTCGCGAGTTCCTACTACCCCTACTGGCACGGCACTCCCGCGAACCTCACCGCCGTGCTGAGTCAGATCGCGACCACCTACGGCAAGAAGGTCATGGTGGCCGAGACCTCGTGGGCGCACACTCTCGACGACGGAGACGGATTCTCCAACTCCATCGGATCGGGCACCATCACCGACGCCTACCCCGCCAGCGTGCAGGGCCAGGCCACCCAGTTGCGTGACGTCATCGCGGCCGTGGCGGCTGTCGGTGATGCCGGCATCGGCGTCTTCTACTGGGAGCCGGCGTGGATCCCGGTCGGCCCGCCGAGCGCCATCGAGACCAACAAGACGCTCTGGGAGCGCGACGGATCCGGCTGGGCCACGAGCTACGCGAAGGGCTACGACCCGGTGAACGTCGGCGACTTCTTCGGCGGATCCTCGTGGGACAACCAGGCGCTCTTCGCCTTCGACGGCACGGCTCTCGAGTCGCTCCGCACCTTCGAATACGTGCGCACCGGCGCCGCAGCCCCGCGCGAGATCGTCTCGGTCGAGAAGGTCGCCCTCTCGGTGACGGATGGCGCCCCCGTCGCTCTCCCGTCCACGATCACCGTGACCTATAACGACGCCACGACCGAGCACCCCACCGTCGCCTGGAGCAAGGCCGCCGGCTACATCCGTGGCCCGGGCACCTACTCGATTCCGGGTAGGACGTCGACGGGCATCGCCGTGACGGCATCCGTCACCGTGCTCGCCGCGAACCTGGTGAGGAACCACAGTTTCGAGGACGCCGACACCAGCGCCTGGACCTTCACCGGCCCGGCCGCGCGCACCCAGACGGCCGACGGGTCCGACGGCGACTTCGCCGTCACCTTCTGGAACGGCACCGCCTATACGACGTCGGCGACGCAGAAGCTCACCGGGGTTCCGGCCGGAACCTACACGCTGCAGGCCACGACGCAGGGAACGAACTCCCCGGCGACGGATGTGCGCACGCTCGCGGCGACGACGTCGGCGGGCAGCTGGAGCGCTCCGCTCGAGTTCACAGCCTGGAACGAGTTCCACACCGCGACGCTGCAGTCGGTCGTCGTCGGCTCCGACGGCGTCGTCACCATCGCGGCGAACTTCTCGCTCTCGGCCGGAGCGTGGGGCGTGCTCGACGACGTGCGCCTGGTGAAGGTGGAGAAGGCGTCGACGGTCGACAAGCGCCCGATCCAGGCGCTGCTCACGGTGGCCGCTCGGGTGACGCCGGCGAAGTACACGCCGGCCTCCGTCGCGGGCCTGAACGAGGCCGTCGCGATCGGGACCGTCGTGGTGACGTCACCGCGGGCCACCAAGGCCGACGTCATCAGGAGCTCGCTCCTCGTGACGGCCGCGTTGCTCAAGCTGCGGCGCGCCTAGCCGCCGCGTCCGGCTGCCGCCGCGCCGCGCTGCGCCAATTCGCGGGGGTCTGCGCCACCTCATCTGGCGCAGACCCCCGCGAAATGGCGTGCGGCGTCATCGACCGCCCGGGTGACCCCCGCCGTGTCCGTGGTGGCCGCGCTTTTTCGCCGAGGCCGCCTCGAAGGCGCGCTCGATCTCCTGGGAGAACGTGTTGCCCGCGGCATCCGTCGCCGTCACCCGCAGGTCGATCCACGCCCCGGCGTCGGGCACGGCGAGCTTGGCGCTGTATGCCTTCAGGAACGGACGCTCCTCGGGGTAGTTGATCATCGGCGACGCCACCGGCTCTTCATCCGGGGAGGCGGATGCTCCGGATGCCTGTCCCGTCGCTGCCGCCGGCTTCAGGGCCACCGGCGTCCACTGCCCGCCCGCGGTGCGCATCTCGAGGGTCGCTCCGGTGAGCTCGGCCATGCCGTCGGCGCTCTCGATGTGGCTGAGCTCGAGGCCGAGGTCGATGGGCCTGCCCGACGACCGCTTCCCACCGACGGCACCGGATGCATCCGCGTCGACGTCGTAGAAGGCCTGCATCATGGGCAGCGTCTGCTCCGTGAAATCGTCGGCGGATCCACCGTTGCGGAACGTCCACTCCGTCACGGTCTTCGTCGACGACGGGAGGTAGCGTCCGTCGTGGGTCGCCGTGTTCAGCACCCGCCATTCGTGTTCGCCGTCCGGGATGTCGAACACCGTCGCGGACTGCCACGGGGATGCCGCGACCTGCTCGCCGTCGATCCAGACCTCGGTGAGCTGGGAGCGGTCGGGGCGCTGCTCGAAGACGTCGAAGGCGCCGGTGTGCTGCGGGCTTCCGCCGTCACCCCACGAGGGGACGTTCACCTGGGCGAAGGCGGCGATCCGCTCGGGCGCCCAGTACCCCGGTCCGACGAAGGGTCGCACGATGGGCGCGAAGTAACTGGTCGTCGACTTCTGCTTCGGGGTGTAGGCCCGCTTCACGTCCCGCACCTCCCATGCCGCCGCGATGAGGGCAGCGCCCTGGTTCCACTCGACCTTGTCGGTGTTCACCCACTCGGTGCGGGTGAGGCCCCGCTCGGTGCGCAGGTAGAAGCCCGAGCTGACGTCGATGCCCGGTCCGTAGTCCCAGCGGAACTCGCCCACGAGGTCGCCCGCGTGGCCGTGGTAGGTGGTCGTGGTCTTCGCGAGCTTGGTCGGCCGGTAGTGCAGGTCACCGGGGATCGACCCGTCGACGAAGCGCGAGATGTCGTAGACCTCGTCGGCGGCGGAAACTCCGACGCCCGTGAGCGTGACGGCCTTCGCGGGACTCGGCCTCTTGCCCTTGGACGCGGCGACGGCAAGCGACGCGAGCAGAGCCCGACCCTCGACACCACTGATGGAGGCGACCGGAATGGCGACGTCGGTGACGTAGTCGTCAGCTCCGACCCACTCGCTGAGTTCACCGTCGGCGTCGTTCACGACGAGGAGCATCGTGGCGTGCGCCGCGAGCGCGTTGGCCGCCCGCTCGCTCGGAGAGACGGCGTCGGACCGCGTCGCAACGGCGATCTTGCCCTTCGCGCTCACCGCCGCGAACTCGGCCGCACTGCCGGTACCGACGTCGACCGCATCCGCTCGCAGCCTGCCGTCGTAGAAGGTCGAGCCGGCCTGCACCGTGACGTCGAGCCTGCGCTTGCCCGCTGCCAGGGTGAGCAGCGGATCCTGCAGGCGCCAGCGGCTGGTGAACGAGAAGCTGTCGGCGTTCGGCGCCGTCATCGGCTGGGCGTAGAAGCCGTCGCTGAGAAGGTCACGGTAATAGGTGCCGGTGAAGCCGTCGATCCTGTAGTCGAGTCGGCTGAACACCGCGTCGACGCCCGAGTCGCCGACATCGACGGTGACGGGCTTCGTGGTCCTGGCATCGAATGCCACTGTCGCATCGCCGTCGAGAACCAGGTCGGGATCTCCGACCAGCGCCGTGACGACGGAGTCGCCGGAGCGCAGTGCGTCCATGAAGGTCATCACGCCGTAGCGACCGGCCGGCATGCGCATCGTCACGTCGCCCGCCACTCCGAACGGGTAGTAGTCGCCGCTGCCGGCCTCGTACATGATGCCGTAGGTGTCGATCGGTTCACCGGTGAAGCCCGTGGCCTTCACGGTGAGGTTGTAGCGCTCCATCTCGGCGATCATGCCGAGGGCCGTGCGCGTGACGACGGTGCCGTCGATGCTGCCGAGCAACGCTCCGGCGAGCTGCGTTCCCGCGGGCACCTTCGTCGGGTCGACGGTCATGGTGACGCTGCGCGATTCGCCGGCGGGAATGGTGAGGACGTTGGTGTCGAGGGTGAGCACGTCGTCGGCGGCTCCCTCGAGGGAGGCGGTGAGGTCGAGCACCACCTCGGCGTCGCCGCTGTTCGCGACGTCGACCGTGCGCACCACGGGTTCGGCGGTCTCGCCCCAGGCGAGCATCCCGAAGTCGCCCGATCCCGATGCGATGACGGTGGCGTCGATCGCCGTCGCGACGTTCACGACGCCGGTGCCGGCCTGGTACGAGGTCAGCCCGACATCGGTCGTCGTGCTCAGGAGGGTTGCACGCAGCTGCTCGGCGGTGTACTCGGGGTGGAGCTGCTTGAGGATGGCGGCGGCGCCGGCGACATGGGGCGTCGCCATCGAGGTTCCGCTCATGGTGATGTAGGAGCCTTCGCCCGGGCTGTCGGCCGACCGGGCGGCCGTGACGGAGCTGCCCGGGCCGGCGAGCTCCGGCTTCAGGGCGCCGCTCAGGGCGAGTGGACCTTGGCTGGAGTAGTTCGCCAGCTCGCCGCTCGGGTCCTCGACGGAGCCGACGGTGAGGGCGCGGGCGGCGGAGCCCGGGGAGCCGATGCTCTCGGGCGCACCGTTGTTGCCGGCTGCGACCACGAAGAGTGCGCCGGTCTCCTCGGAGATGGCGTTGAGGGCCTCGGCCATCACGTCGAGGCCGTCGGATGCCTGCGACGAACCGAGGCTCATCGACACGATGTCGGCGTTCTCGCCGGCCCACTGCATGCCCTCGATGATCCACGAGTCCTGGCCTGAGCCGTCAGCGCCGAGAACCTTGCCGACGAGCAGGTCGGCACCGTCGGCGACGCCGCGGTGCACTCCGCCGCTGGCCGCTCCGGTTCCGGCGACGGTCGACGCCACATGCGTGCCGTGGCCCTGCGTGTCGGTGGTGGCGTCTTCACCGGGAACGAAGCTCATCGAGCCGGGGAGTACGCGCCCGGCGATGTCGGGGTGCGTGTCGTCGATGCCCGTGTCGAGCACGGCGACGGTCACCCCGGCGCCGGTGTAGCCCTCGGCCCAGGCTGCCGGAGCACCGATGTAGGGCACGCTCGAGTCGAGCGTCGCCTCCACCTTGCCGTCGAGGTGGATCGAGGCGATGCCGCCGGCCAGTGCCGGTTCGGCGCTGAAGGTGCTCGGGCCGGTGGCGCCGGTGCCGCCGGCGCTGCCCGTGAGCGCCGACCAGGCGTCTGCTGCCGCAGCGTGGTCTGCGATGGCGGCCGCGCCGCCGATGCTCTCGAGGGGAGTGCCGATCTCGACCCCGGGAACCGGAGCCGTCATCAGGGCGGGGCCATC from Leifsonia sp. Root1293 includes:
- a CDS encoding PGPGW domain-containing protein; translated protein: MSDTFQQDQQRQQQRSEPTAPSTTRRVGAALGRATRSAAHGTRETIRRNPTVDKAYRAGVGVVGGGTVALGVVMIPLPGPGALVVLGGLGILSTEFETAKKVSTKANAAVKKGVGVAKQARDRRRAAKEAASEAPAEPEVWVVKRG
- a CDS encoding S8 family peptidase, producing the protein MSNSNPPFWRHRRRTIAAAIGGVAIGVAGVGLTSVPASAGPNDAASSTAASAPAARSAAGTHSVTLITGDRVRVTDLGDGTRAVEIETAVPGAAVQSVELDGDLHVLPSSALPYLAAGSLDPDLFNVTQLIEFGYDDASVPATPVIVEFADADGPALMTAPVPGVEIGTPLESIGGAAAIADHAAAADAWSALTGSAGGTGATGPSTFSAEPALAGGIASIHLDGKVEATLDSSVPYIGAPAAWAEGYTGAGVTVAVLDTGIDDTHPDIAGRVLPGSMSFVPGEDATTDTQGHGTHVASTVAGTGAASGGVHRGVADGADLLVGKVLGADGSGQDSWIIEGMQWAGENADIVSMSLGSSQASDGLDVMAEALNAISEETGALFVVAAGNNGAPESIGSPGSAARALTVGSVEDPSGELANYSSQGPLALSGALKPELAGPGSSVTAARSADSPGEGSYITMSGTSMATPHVAGAAAILKQLHPEYTAEQLRATLLSTTTDVGLTSYQAGTGVVNVATAIDATVIASGSGDFGMLAWGETAEPVVRTVDVANSGDAEVVLDLTASLEGAADDVLTLDTNVLTIPAGESRSVTMTVDPTKVPAGTQLAGALLGSIDGTVVTRTALGMIAEMERYNLTVKATGFTGEPIDTYGIMYEAGSGDYYPFGVAGDVTMRMPAGRYGVMTFMDALRSGDSVVTALVGDPDLVLDGDATVAFDARTTKPVTVDVGDSGVDAVFSRLDYRIDGFTGTYYRDLLSDGFYAQPMTAPNADSFSFTSRWRLQDPLLTLAAGKRRLDVTVQAGSTFYDGRLRADAVDVGTGSAAEFAAVSAKGKIAVATRSDAVSPSERAANALAAHATMLLVVNDADGELSEWVGADDYVTDVAIPVASISGVEGRALLASLAVAASKGKRPSPAKAVTLTGVGVSAADEVYDISRFVDGSIPGDLHYRPTKLAKTTTTYHGHAGDLVGEFRWDYGPGIDVSSGFYLRTERGLTRTEWVNTDKVEWNQGAALIAAAWEVRDVKRAYTPKQKSTTSYFAPIVRPFVGPGYWAPERIAAFAQVNVPSWGDGGSPQHTGAFDVFEQRPDRSQLTEVWIDGEQVAASPWQSATVFDIPDGEHEWRVLNTATHDGRYLPSSTKTVTEWTFRNGGSADDFTEQTLPMMQAFYDVDADASGAVGGKRSSGRPIDLGLELSHIESADGMAELTGATLEMRTAGGQWTPVALKPAAATGQASGASASPDEEPVASPMINYPEERPFLKAYSAKLAVPDAGAWIDLRVTATDAAGNTFSQEIERAFEAASAKKRGHHGHGGGHPGGR
- a CDS encoding MBL fold metallo-hydrolase produces the protein MSPQRMRAAEVSDGVFLVEHGHVNSYLVAGTSDTDGLTLIDSGLPRGYQALAATLRWLGRDFGDIRGLVLTHGHFDHVGTAKRLVEEHRIPVWVHEDDRYITRHPYSYEHERARTRYPVEHPRSVPVLAAMAAAGALAVHGVDVSNLLQPGVAVDLPGQPIPLATPGHTAGHCGFHLADRGVLISGDALVTFDPYTAERGPRIVARAATADSDQAMRSLAVFEETDAALVLPGHGEPWRHGIREAVDAARVVGVA
- a CDS encoding DUF429 domain-containing protein, with the protein product MPLFLGVDLAWGEGTATRAANETGLAAIAADGTVIDAGWARGINEVERWLLATASVGDVIAIDAPLVVANRTGMRECEREVGRRYGRWKVSANASNLGLGWLAGVTLRRRLEAAGFTCISGTDAARDDIVQFFECYPYTTLVGAVELGYDGERPRYKRPNLAIPASERREFRAHQCDDLIARLAALTVAETPLDLGSHPVTHDLLNTPSPLTDAAYKHREDLIDAVICAWTASLWARHHLDRCQVLGADSQPDDEGRLATIVAPARPEQRRPREH
- a CDS encoding endonuclease/exonuclease/phosphatase family protein: MGGGVRDPRPERAVIRVVTWNVLWWFDPQPEARQRGIRSIVADLAPDIVGLQECWASAETTQADAVAEVTGGHAAFVATSLPPVPPEDADRLGMRMGIGLVCRWPITATEAIELPVTHRQVPPVALVASVEHPSGPLSLVVAATEWEPEYADDHRAQTKRLARLIEELARAGRPVMLLADLNADASQVEFAPLAEVASDTWERGGGMTDAVTLSSAVPFAPLEATKQIDRRVDHILTRPALEVERAFLVDRAVDGMYPSDHFPVVADVVLERMP
- a CDS encoding L-dopachrome tautomerase-related protein, producing the protein MSNAFFGSTGEVEPRAADEPRGSLELVHSFDDGPMPTGVSVSHSGRIFVNFPKWGDDVRATVVELRDGEQHPFPDEAWNSPSSDDDENALVSVQSIVVDPADRLWILDTGSPMFQPTKRGGPKLVCVDLTTDAVVQTIVFEPDVALPTTYLNDVRFDLRQGDGGVAYITDSSDQGPNGIIVVDLATGEAWRRLHDHPSTKALPPQEMVPMAEGRVFAERSAGEPPKPVTMGSDGIAISSDGERLWYCPLISRRWYSVSTEALRDRAVSELAVAASVVDEGDKGGGADGLESDDAGRLYATNYEHNAILRRLPSGELQTLVQDERMLWPDTMSVATDGHLYFTANQLHRQEKYQDGEDLRQYPYSLFRVRIDAGPVLLR
- a CDS encoding glycosyl hydrolase 53 family protein, coding for MRKRSTWSRVGLGALAGAVAAAISIPAGAIGVVGAASAASAAEVDGPVEAGIFVNKVENLSPDFVNGVDVSSVLSEEASGVVYRDADGNPQDIFETLHESGVNTVRVRVWNDPYDADGNGYGGGTVDVPRAVEIGERATAAGMKVLVDFHYSDFWADPGRQLAPKAWQGLSPAETVTALHDFTTEALTAFAEAGVDVSMVQIGNETNNAIAGYTRAGTAIDQQFAALLQAGATATRETLPDALVAVHFTNPETPGRYATYAAGLAQFGVDYDVFASSYYPYWHGTPANLTAVLSQIATTYGKKVMVAETSWAHTLDDGDGFSNSIGSGTITDAYPASVQGQATQLRDVIAAVAAVGDAGIGVFYWEPAWIPVGPPSAIETNKTLWERDGSGWATSYAKGYDPVNVGDFFGGSSWDNQALFAFDGTALESLRTFEYVRTGAAAPREIVSVEKVALSVTDGAPVALPSTITVTYNDATTEHPTVAWSKAAGYIRGPGTYSIPGRTSTGIAVTASVTVLAANLVRNHSFEDADTSAWTFTGPAARTQTADGSDGDFAVTFWNGTAYTTSATQKLTGVPAGTYTLQATTQGTNSPATDVRTLAATTSAGSWSAPLEFTAWNEFHTATLQSVVVGSDGVVTIAANFSLSAGAWGVLDDVRLVKVEKASTVDKRPIQALLTVAARVTPAKYTPASVAGLNEAVAIGTVVVTSPRATKADVIRSSLLVTAALLKLRRA